A region of Stegostoma tigrinum isolate sSteTig4 chromosome 3, sSteTig4.hap1, whole genome shotgun sequence DNA encodes the following proteins:
- the cdk7 gene encoding cyclin-dependent kinase 7 — MAVDVRSRAKRYEKLDFLGEGQFATVYKAKDKNTDNIVAIKKIKVGHRSEAKDGINRTALREIKLLQELSHPNIIGLLDAFGHKSNISLVFDFMETDLEVIIKDTSLVLTPANIKAYVLMTLQGLEYLHLHWILHRDMKPNNLLVDENGILKLADFGLAKSFGSPNRVYTHQVVTRWYRSPELLFGARMYGVGVDMWAVGCILAELLLRTPFLPGDSDLDQLTKIFEALGTPTEEQWPGMTSLPDYISFKSFPGTPLEHIFSAAGDDLLELLQDLFTFNPCARITATQALKKKYFSNRPGPTAGPQLPRPNCSTEVLKEQEAKTGFKRKRTENMEQGGLAKRLIF; from the exons TTTGCCACTGTTTATAAGGCAAAAGACAAGAACACAGACAACATTGTTGCAATAAAGAAG ATTAAAGTTGGGCACAGATCAGAAGCTAAAGATG GTATTAATAGGACAGCCCTTCGAGAAATCAAGTTGCTGCAGGAACTCAGTCACCCAAATATTATAGGA CTTCTTGATGCATTTGGTCATAAATCCAACATCAGTCTTGTTTTTGACTTTATGGAGACCGACTTAGAG GTAATAATAAAAGATACCAGCCTCGTGCTGACTCCTGCTAACATAAAAGCATATGTGTTAATGACACTCCAGGGTCTAGAATATCTTCATTTACACTGGATTCTACATAGG GATATGAAGCCCAATAACTTATTAGTGGATGAGAATGGAATTCTTAAACTCGCTGATTTTGGTTTAGCCAAGTCATTTGGAAGTCCCAATAGAGTATATACTCATCAGGTCGTAACAAG gtGGTACAGATCACCAGAGTTGTTATTTGGAGCCAGAATGTATGGAGTTGGAGTAGACATGTGGGCAGTTGGTTGTATATTAGCTGAGCTATTACTTAGG acACCATTTTTACCTGGGGACTCTGACCTAGATCAGCTGACAAAAATATTTGAAGCTTTGGGCACTCCAACAGAAGAACAGTGGCCT GGAATGACCAGCCTTCCAGACTATATCTCATTTAAGAGTTTTCCTGGAACTCCACTCGAGCATATATTTAGTGCTGCTGGGGATGACCTACTGGAATTGCTACAAGATCTGTTTACATTTAATCCCTGTGCAAGAATAACAGCTACTCAG GCACTAAAGAAGAAGTATTTTAGTAACCGCCCTGGACCAACAGCAGGGCCTCAACTGCCCCGACCAAACTGCTCAACGGAAGTCTTAAAAGAGCAAGAGGCTAAGACGGGTTTCAAACGTAAACGAACTGAAAACATGGAGCAAG